One window of the Benincasa hispida cultivar B227 chromosome 3, ASM972705v1, whole genome shotgun sequence genome contains the following:
- the LOC120074018 gene encoding transcription repressor OFP15-like, with the protein MANKLKKLPNFLNKSPWLWRSCTQSRTLSFRHPNDIFRTINLTYYDDEDEDEEPPRVDMSNNDDDNEDQIEALVRGLRLRQGNKRLFLELDETNSIMTAATVAVTTRTVAGNCQVPFKESVAMAMESKDPYLDFKKSMEEMVEAHGLKDWKGMERLLSWYLKANGKQNHELIIGAFVDLLVDLAFASSSSSFTNNNSPSPSSSSSSSSLLCSSCSSTSPNSSSCSCSSFRAPLSIISSSSVEIMKDIVESNCSSSSSLIHDVSPPCLSSLYEDEEGDVEEGF; encoded by the coding sequence ATGGCCAACAAATTGAAAAAGCTTCCTAATTTCCTCAACAAATCCCCATGGCTATGGAGATCTTGCACCCAATCAAGAACCCTCTCTTTTCGTCACCCTAACGACATCTTCCGAACCATCAACTTAACCTACTACGACGACGAAGATGAAGACGAAGAACCCCCACGAGTCGACATGTcgaataatgatgatgataatgagGACCAAATTGAGGCCTTGGTAAGAGGGTTAAGGCTAAGGCAAGGGAATAAGAGGCTATTTTTGGAGCTTGATGAGACAAATTCCATAATGACGGCGGCAACGGTGGCGGTAACGACGAGGACGGTGGCAGGAAACTGCCAAGTTCCATTCAAGGAGAGTGTGGCAATGGCAATGGAATCTAAAGATCCATATTTGGACTTCAAGAAGTCAATGGAAGAAATGGTGGAAGCTCATGGATTGAAGGATTGGAAAGGGATGGAAAGGCTTTTGAGTTGGTATTTAAAGGCTAATGGGAAGCAAAATCATGAGTTAATTATTGGTGCTTTTGTGGATTTATTGGTTGATCttgcttttgcttcttcttcttcttctttcactaATAATaattctccttctccttcttcttcttctagttCTTCCTCTCTTTTgtgttcttcttgttcttctacCTCTCCTAATTCTTCTTCGTGTTCTTGTTCTTCTTTCAGAGCTCCTCTTTCGATAATATCGTCGAGCTCCGTAGAAATTATGAAGGATATTGTCGAGTCGAATTGTAGTAGTTCTTCTTCTTTGATTCATGATGTTTCTCCTCCGTGTCTCTCTTCTTTGTATGAAGATGAGGAAGGGGATGTTGAAGAaggtttttaa